One window of Mesorhizobium loti R88b genomic DNA carries:
- a CDS encoding phosphoribosylaminoimidazolesuccinocarboxamide synthase gives MRTLSDAFIPELPGHYKGKVRENYDLADGRRIIIATDRLSAFDIILTSIPFKGEILTQTARYWFEETADICPNHVLEYPDPNVVVGTRLDILPVEIVVRGYLAGTTSTSILTRYRRGDRDMYGMRLPDGLRDNEKLAEPVITPTSKAADGGHDEPLSRAEILEQGLLTQAQWDTVSDYALKLFARGQARAAERGLILADTKYEFGTDKNGTIILADEIHTPDSSRYWIAASYGQALANGTRPESFDKDFIRSWVTARCDPYKDPIPKIPDEIVEQASGVYAQAYEAITGTAFVPDVSGDTVLDRIRSNLARYF, from the coding sequence ATGCGGACGCTGTCGGATGCCTTCATTCCCGAGCTGCCGGGCCACTACAAAGGCAAGGTCCGCGAAAATTACGATTTGGCCGACGGGCGGCGCATCATCATCGCCACTGACCGTCTCAGCGCCTTTGACATCATCCTGACCTCGATCCCGTTCAAGGGAGAGATACTCACCCAGACGGCGCGCTACTGGTTCGAGGAAACTGCCGATATCTGTCCGAACCATGTGCTGGAATACCCCGACCCCAACGTCGTCGTCGGCACAAGGCTCGACATCCTGCCGGTGGAGATCGTCGTGCGCGGCTATCTGGCGGGCACCACCAGCACCTCGATCCTGACCCGCTATCGTCGTGGTGATCGTGATATGTATGGAATGCGGCTGCCGGATGGCCTGCGCGACAATGAAAAGCTGGCGGAGCCCGTCATCACGCCGACGAGCAAGGCTGCGGATGGCGGCCATGACGAGCCGTTGTCCAGGGCCGAGATCCTCGAGCAAGGTCTTCTCACGCAGGCGCAGTGGGATACCGTCTCGGATTACGCCTTGAAGCTGTTCGCCCGCGGCCAGGCGCGCGCCGCCGAACGCGGCCTGATCCTTGCCGACACAAAATACGAATTCGGCACCGACAAGAACGGCACGATCATCCTGGCCGACGAAATCCATACGCCGGACAGCAGCCGGTACTGGATCGCGGCGAGTTACGGACAGGCATTGGCCAACGGCACGCGGCCGGAAAGTTTCGACAAGGATTTCATCCGCTCGTGGGTGACGGCGCGCTGCGACCCCTACAAGGACCCGATCCCGAAGATTCCGGACGAGATCGTCGAACAGGCCTCCGGGGTCTACGCGCAGGCCTACGAGGCGATCACGGGCACGGCATTCGTTCCCGATGTTTCCGGGGATACGGTTCTCGATCGCATCCGCTCGAACCTCGCGCGCTATTTCTAG
- a CDS encoding acyl-CoA thioesterase — translation MVHYADGRPIGDLTLRTLAMPADANAAGDIFGGWVMAQMDLACGIRAAERAKGRVVTAAVKEMSFAKAMKIGDTLCIYTHVERVGRTSMTLKVEAWAQRYLSDLMEKVTHADFVMVALDGDGKPKAVPAES, via the coding sequence ATGGTGCATTACGCGGACGGCCGGCCGATTGGCGATCTGACCTTGCGCACGCTGGCCATGCCGGCGGATGCCAATGCGGCCGGTGATATCTTTGGCGGCTGGGTGATGGCGCAGATGGATTTGGCCTGCGGCATCCGCGCCGCCGAGCGTGCCAAGGGTCGCGTGGTGACGGCGGCCGTGAAGGAGATGTCCTTCGCCAAGGCAATGAAGATCGGCGACACGCTGTGCATCTACACCCATGTCGAACGTGTCGGCCGCACCTCGATGACGCTCAAGGTCGAGGCCTGGGCGCAGCGCTATCTCTCGGACCTGATGGAAAAGGTAACGCATGCCGATTTCGTCATGGTGGCGCTGGACGGCGATGGCAAGCCGAAGGCCGTTCCGGCCGAAAGCTGA
- a CDS encoding winged helix-turn-helix transcriptional regulator yields MLLRHPHNTEDCRAISEILQRVGDKWTVLVVGKLGDGPLRFNELRAAVGGISQKMLTTTLRGLERDGFVTRTVFPTIPPRVDYELTELGHELLVPVSALGDWARRNTQRVQAAREKFDGAHA; encoded by the coding sequence TTGTTACTGAGGCACCCGCACAACACCGAGGACTGCCGCGCCATCTCGGAAATCCTGCAGCGCGTCGGCGACAAATGGACCGTGCTTGTGGTCGGCAAGCTGGGCGATGGACCCCTGCGTTTCAACGAGTTGCGCGCGGCTGTCGGCGGCATTTCACAGAAGATGTTGACGACGACCCTGCGCGGCCTGGAACGCGACGGCTTCGTCACCCGCACCGTGTTCCCCACCATCCCGCCGCGCGTCGATTATGAACTGACCGAACTCGGTCACGAACTGTTGGTACCGGTCAGCGCGCTCGGCGATTGGGCACGCAGGAACACCCAGCGCGTCCAGGCGGCACGCGAGAAATTCGACGGCGCGCACGCCTGA
- a CDS encoding NADPH-dependent FMN reductase produces the protein MSKPKIAIIVGSTRAARFADVPTQWIAKIAKAHADIDVEIVDLRDFPLPFFDEVASSAWVPSTNEVAQRWQKKVAEYDGFIFTAAEYNHGPTAVLKNAIDYAANEWNKKPAGFVGYGSVGGARAVEQLRLHAVELQMAPVKSAVHIAWADFLAVRQGEKKLENLEHLNQAATALVNDVAWWAKVLKAARRADVVAEEVQAA, from the coding sequence ATGTCAAAGCCGAAAATCGCCATCATCGTCGGTTCGACGCGCGCCGCGCGCTTCGCCGATGTGCCCACCCAATGGATCGCCAAGATCGCCAAGGCGCATGCCGATATCGACGTCGAGATCGTCGACCTCAGGGACTTCCCGCTGCCCTTCTTCGACGAAGTCGCATCCTCCGCCTGGGTGCCGTCGACCAACGAGGTGGCGCAGCGCTGGCAGAAGAAGGTCGCCGAATATGACGGCTTCATCTTCACCGCCGCCGAATACAATCACGGCCCGACGGCCGTGCTGAAGAACGCCATCGACTACGCCGCCAACGAATGGAACAAGAAGCCGGCCGGCTTCGTCGGCTATGGCAGCGTCGGTGGCGCCCGCGCCGTCGAACAGCTCCGCCTCCATGCCGTTGAGTTGCAGATGGCACCGGTGAAGTCCGCCGTCCACATCGCCTGGGCCGACTTCCTCGCCGTTCGCCAGGGCGAGAAGAAGCTCGAGAATCTCGAGCACCTGAACCAGGCCGCCACAGCGCTGGTCAACGATGTTGCCTGGTGGGCCAAGGTGCTGAAGGCAGCGCGTCGGGCCGACGTGGTTGCCGAGGAAGTCCAGGCGGCCTGA
- a CDS encoding MBL fold metallo-hydrolase yields MHPIASGELYQTYTLGDLRITALRDGYVDMPIRRLRQSGDKPFGDDFPDQVTLVGGQLRLSVNAFAIDDGNEIILIDTGASNAWHPTMGRLPQALDEAGIDVERIRTVCYTHTHLDHIHGLVLADGGDAFPRLTRLLVPREELGLFRTEARLERFHGMAEPFEAGDHLGAHVDIIGAHGHEVGHSCFRVSSGSERILIWGDTVHVPSLQFDRPEVTWEFDADQDQARESRLRLLALAADDNHFVAGAHLDSPGIGRVVRSGGSFRFESI; encoded by the coding sequence ATGCACCCCATAGCTTCAGGCGAACTTTATCAGACCTACACTCTTGGTGATCTGCGCATCACCGCCTTGCGCGATGGCTATGTCGACATGCCGATCAGGCGGCTTCGGCAAAGCGGCGACAAGCCATTTGGCGATGACTTTCCGGATCAGGTCACGCTGGTTGGCGGTCAGCTCAGGCTCTCCGTCAATGCCTTCGCGATTGACGATGGAAATGAGATCATCCTGATCGATACCGGCGCTTCAAATGCCTGGCACCCGACCATGGGCCGGCTACCCCAGGCGCTGGACGAAGCCGGGATCGATGTCGAGCGAATCCGCACCGTCTGCTACACCCATACCCATCTCGACCATATCCATGGTCTTGTGCTTGCCGATGGCGGCGACGCTTTCCCGCGCCTGACGCGCCTGCTCGTTCCCAGGGAGGAACTCGGCCTGTTTCGCACCGAAGCGCGGCTTGAACGATTTCACGGCATGGCCGAACCATTCGAAGCGGGAGACCATCTCGGGGCACATGTCGACATTATCGGCGCTCATGGCCATGAGGTGGGTCACAGCTGCTTTCGCGTTTCCAGTGGCAGCGAGCGCATTTTGATTTGGGGCGACACCGTTCACGTCCCATCGCTTCAGTTCGATCGGCCTGAGGTGACATGGGAATTCGATGCGGATCAGGACCAAGCGCGCGAGAGCCGGTTGCGGCTGCTGGCGCTTGCGGCGGACGACAATCATTTCGTTGCCGGCGCGCATCTGGATTCGCCGGGCATTGGCCGTGTCGTCAGATCCGGCGGCAGCTTCCGGTTTGAGTCGATATGA
- a CDS encoding winged helix-turn-helix transcriptional regulator yields MVAKTSFETRPCPIARSLDDVGEWWSILLLRDAFQGLTRFDQFQKSLEIAPNILTRRLNSLVERGLFEKRAYCERPLRHEYVLTAKARDFRPVLLSLLTWGNRHLAPEGPSLVVVDRADGRWAEPVLVDRQTGKELDSEGFTMATAPQATDRMRQRYRFSTEGSGLPLTDNTPADQSREEARGK; encoded by the coding sequence ATGGTCGCCAAAACAAGCTTCGAAACACGCCCATGCCCCATCGCGCGCAGCCTCGACGATGTCGGCGAGTGGTGGAGCATCCTGCTTCTGCGCGACGCGTTTCAGGGGCTGACGCGCTTCGACCAGTTCCAGAAGAGCCTGGAGATCGCTCCCAACATCCTGACGCGGCGGCTGAACAGTCTGGTCGAGCGCGGCCTGTTCGAAAAGCGCGCCTACTGTGAGCGGCCGCTTCGCCACGAATATGTGCTGACCGCCAAGGCGCGCGATTTCCGCCCGGTGCTGCTGTCCCTGCTCACCTGGGGCAACAGGCATCTGGCGCCCGAAGGCCCGAGCCTGGTGGTGGTGGATAGGGCGGACGGGCGCTGGGCCGAACCGGTTCTGGTCGATCGCCAGACCGGCAAGGAGCTCGACAGCGAGGGCTTCACCATGGCGACGGCACCCCAGGCCACCGATCGCATGCGGCAGCGCTATCGCTTCAGCACAGAGGGCTCCGGCCTGCCGCTCACCGACAACACGCCAGCTGATCAAAGCCGTGAAGAGGCGCGGGGCAAATGA
- a CDS encoding HlyD family secretion protein — MNKVLSAAELQPAQPSVVPAPAPAKSRRKPFVMLGAAIAVGVAGWYGFQWWQAGRFLMSTDDAYVGGNVTPLAPRVAGHIDQILVEDNQHVDAGQLIIRIDDRPFKAAVERAQASVQQQQSALDNLRAQVSLQNSLIEQAEADLDAKSAAATFTTQDAQRYAVLASTKAGTQQDAQRSLAADSQAKASVAASRAGLAAARQQLTVLNTQIAEATAAVSAAKADLDTAELDLGFTQIRSPIDGLVGNRLAQVGTYVSPGSYLLTIVPQTGLWVDANFKEDQLRSMTNGQVATVYSDIAPDQPLKGHVSSLGPATGAIFSVIPAQNATGNFTKIVQRVPVRITIDPDQGNKVALRPGLSTVVTVDIASR, encoded by the coding sequence ATGAACAAGGTTCTTTCCGCTGCCGAGTTGCAGCCTGCGCAGCCATCGGTCGTCCCGGCACCCGCGCCTGCAAAAAGCCGCCGCAAGCCGTTCGTCATGCTGGGCGCCGCGATCGCCGTGGGCGTCGCCGGCTGGTATGGCTTTCAGTGGTGGCAGGCGGGCCGTTTCCTGATGTCGACCGACGATGCTTATGTCGGCGGCAATGTCACGCCGCTGGCGCCACGGGTCGCCGGGCATATCGACCAGATCCTCGTCGAGGACAACCAGCATGTCGATGCGGGCCAGCTCATCATCCGCATCGACGACCGGCCGTTCAAGGCGGCGGTCGAGCGTGCACAGGCATCGGTCCAGCAGCAGCAATCGGCGCTCGACAATCTCCGTGCCCAGGTCTCGCTGCAGAATTCGCTGATCGAACAGGCCGAGGCCGATCTCGACGCCAAGAGCGCCGCCGCCACATTCACCACCCAGGACGCCCAACGCTACGCGGTGCTGGCCAGCACCAAGGCGGGCACGCAGCAGGACGCGCAGAGAAGTCTTGCCGCCGACAGCCAGGCCAAGGCTTCCGTTGCCGCCTCCCGCGCCGGGCTTGCCGCCGCCAGGCAACAGCTCACTGTGCTCAACACCCAGATTGCGGAAGCGACCGCCGCCGTTTCGGCCGCCAAGGCCGATCTCGACACGGCCGAGCTCGATCTCGGCTTCACGCAGATCCGCTCGCCCATCGATGGCCTCGTCGGCAACCGGCTGGCGCAGGTCGGCACCTATGTCTCGCCGGGCAGCTATCTCTTGACGATCGTCCCGCAGACCGGGCTGTGGGTCGATGCCAATTTCAAGGAGGACCAGCTGCGCAGCATGACAAACGGACAGGTGGCGACGGTCTATTCGGATATCGCGCCCGACCAGCCGCTCAAGGGCCATGTCAGCAGCCTGGGGCCGGCGACGGGAGCGATCTTCAGCGTCATCCCGGCGCAGAACGCCACCGGCAATTTCACCAAGATTGTCCAGCGCGTTCCCGTTCGCATCACCATCGATCCGGATCAGGGCAACAAGGTTGCGCTGCGGCCGGGCCTGTCGACCGTCGTGACCGTCGACATCGCGTCGCGCTGA
- a CDS encoding DHA2 family efflux MFS transporter permease subunit, which produces MPGRAEPQSFLVSILPFMVMCVGMFIALLDIQIVASSLQDIGGGLSAAQDQIGWVQTSYLVAEIIVIPLSGWLTRVFSTRWLFTISAAGFTLASMLCGFAWSIESMIVFRALQGLLGASMIPTVFTSSFHYFQGPRRVYAAAVVGSIASIAPTLGPVIGGWITDTLSWHWLFYVNVIPGTIITILVAALVKIDKADPSLLKGADYIGMVLMAVSLGTAEYVLEEGTRWNWFDDATIRNGAIVASVTMVLFVIRSLTYSQPVVDFRAFGNRNFAIGCFLSFVTGIGIFATIYLTPLFLGYVRGYDAFQTGMAVFSTGVASMVGVPVYIFLAKRFDTRWLMMFGLASFGASMWSFSAITSQWGAAELLIPQLFRGFPQVFAVAPSVNLGLGSLPPERLKYASGLFNTMRNLGGAVGIAICGAILNDRTNFHFLTIASHLTPQNEAAMRLVDNVALRYGQLPGAVADGHTASLKQLWSLAYREASTMAYADAFLVIMAAFVVATALVPFLRNVTPKPLPPGAH; this is translated from the coding sequence ATGCCCGGGCGCGCCGAACCGCAATCGTTCTTAGTCAGCATCCTGCCGTTCATGGTGATGTGCGTCGGGATGTTCATCGCGCTGCTCGATATCCAGATCGTCGCCTCCTCGCTGCAGGACATCGGCGGCGGCCTATCTGCCGCCCAGGACCAGATCGGCTGGGTGCAGACCTCCTATCTGGTGGCGGAAATCATCGTCATCCCGCTGTCGGGCTGGCTGACGCGGGTGTTCTCGACACGCTGGCTGTTCACCATCTCGGCGGCCGGCTTCACGCTGGCCAGCATGCTGTGCGGCTTCGCCTGGAGCATCGAAAGCATGATCGTGTTCCGCGCGCTGCAGGGGCTGCTCGGCGCGTCGATGATCCCGACCGTCTTCACCTCGTCGTTCCACTATTTCCAGGGGCCAAGGCGGGTCTATGCAGCTGCGGTGGTCGGCAGCATCGCCTCGATCGCACCAACGCTCGGGCCCGTCATCGGCGGCTGGATCACCGATACGCTGAGCTGGCACTGGCTGTTCTATGTCAACGTCATTCCGGGCACCATCATCACCATCCTCGTCGCGGCGCTGGTCAAGATCGACAAGGCCGATCCGTCGCTGCTGAAGGGCGCCGACTATATCGGCATGGTGCTGATGGCCGTCAGTCTCGGCACCGCCGAATATGTGCTGGAAGAGGGCACACGCTGGAACTGGTTCGACGATGCAACGATCCGCAATGGCGCCATCGTTGCCAGTGTTACGATGGTTCTGTTCGTCATCCGCAGCCTGACCTATTCGCAGCCGGTGGTCGATTTCCGCGCTTTCGGCAACCGCAACTTTGCCATTGGCTGCTTCCTGTCCTTCGTCACCGGCATCGGCATCTTTGCCACGATCTATCTGACGCCGCTGTTCCTGGGGTACGTGCGCGGCTACGACGCTTTCCAGACCGGGATGGCGGTGTTTTCCACCGGCGTGGCCTCGATGGTCGGCGTTCCCGTCTACATCTTCCTTGCCAAGCGCTTCGACACGCGCTGGCTGATGATGTTCGGCCTGGCCTCCTTCGGCGCCTCGATGTGGAGCTTCAGCGCCATCACCAGCCAGTGGGGTGCGGCGGAGCTTCTGATCCCGCAATTGTTTCGCGGCTTCCCGCAGGTCTTCGCCGTCGCGCCAAGCGTCAATCTTGGGCTCGGCAGCCTGCCGCCCGAAAGGCTGAAATATGCCAGCGGCCTGTTCAACACGATGCGTAATCTCGGCGGTGCGGTCGGCATCGCCATTTGCGGCGCGATCCTCAACGACCGCACCAACTTCCATTTCCTGACGATCGCCTCGCACCTGACGCCGCAAAACGAGGCCGCGATGCGGCTCGTCGACAACGTCGCGCTGCGCTACGGCCAACTGCCCGGTGCCGTCGCGGACGGCCATACCGCTTCGCTGAAGCAGCTGTGGTCGCTGGCCTACCGCGAAGCCTCGACCATGGCTTATGCCGATGCGTTCCTGGTGATCATGGCAGCGTTCGTCGTCGCCACTGCGCTGGTTCCCTTCCTGCGCAATGTCACGCCCAAGCCCCTGCCTCCGGGCGCGCACTGA
- a CDS encoding RNA polymerase sigma factor, which yields MTAAATIEAIWRIEQPKLTARLVRYLRDIGLAEEIAQDAFLLALERWPRDGIPRNPAAWLTEVAGNRALDRLRRTTMIDGKHRELAIDLTELEREMPDIEAALDEDIDDDLLRLIFTTCHPLLPAEQRTALALRLLGGLSTPQIARAFLVPEATIAQRIVRAKRTLRDAAIPFETPRGQERRERLAAVLEVVYLTFNEGYVATAGPDWLRTDLCGEALRLGRSLAALMPDEPEVQGLVALMEFNASRFPARTGRAGEPILLLDQDRGRWDWSLIRRGFDGLSRAMTLMPTPGPYLLKAMIAACHSRAATAADTDWIAISAYYQALALSAPSPIVEINRAVAVGMAFGPAQGLAIVEALKDEPRLKGSHLLPTVRGDLLEKLGHQAEARAAFRQAAQLTGNDRERALLLARAGD from the coding sequence TTGACAGCCGCAGCCACCATCGAAGCAATCTGGCGGATCGAGCAGCCGAAGCTCACCGCCAGGCTCGTGCGCTATCTCAGGGATATCGGGCTGGCCGAGGAGATTGCGCAAGACGCCTTCCTGCTGGCGCTGGAGCGCTGGCCCCGGGACGGCATTCCGCGCAACCCGGCCGCCTGGTTGACCGAGGTTGCTGGGAATCGCGCACTCGACCGGCTGCGCCGCACTACCATGATCGACGGCAAGCATCGTGAACTCGCCATCGACCTCACCGAGCTTGAGCGCGAGATGCCCGACATCGAGGCCGCGCTCGACGAGGATATCGACGATGACCTTTTGCGGTTGATCTTCACCACTTGCCATCCCCTGTTGCCGGCCGAGCAGCGCACCGCACTCGCCTTGCGGCTGCTGGGCGGGTTGTCGACGCCTCAGATCGCCCGCGCCTTCCTGGTGCCCGAAGCCACCATCGCCCAGCGCATCGTGCGCGCAAAGCGGACGCTTCGTGATGCCGCCATCCCGTTCGAGACACCGCGCGGGCAGGAGCGTCGCGAACGCCTCGCCGCCGTGCTGGAGGTGGTCTATCTCACTTTCAACGAGGGCTATGTGGCGACCGCCGGGCCGGATTGGCTGCGCACCGATCTCTGCGGCGAAGCGCTGCGCCTCGGTCGTTCGCTGGCGGCGCTGATGCCGGATGAGCCCGAGGTGCAGGGGCTGGTGGCGCTGATGGAGTTCAACGCCTCGCGCTTCCCTGCCCGCACCGGCCGGGCGGGCGAACCGATCCTGCTGCTCGACCAGGACCGCGGCCGATGGGACTGGTCGCTGATCCGGCGCGGCTTCGACGGCCTGAGCCGGGCCATGACCCTGATGCCGACACCCGGCCCCTATCTCCTGAAGGCGATGATCGCCGCCTGCCATAGCCGCGCGGCAACAGCCGCCGACACCGACTGGATTGCCATATCGGCCTATTACCAAGCCCTTGCGCTCTCCGCCCCCTCACCCATCGTCGAAATCAACCGGGCGGTGGCCGTCGGCATGGCGTTCGGACCGGCGCAGGGCCTCGCCATCGTCGAGGCGCTGAAGGACGAACCGCGCCTGAAGGGCTCGCACCTCTTGCCGACAGTGCGCGGCGATCTGCTGGAGAAACTGGGACATCAGGCGGAAGCCCGCGCCGCGTTCCGCCAGGCTGCGCAGTTGACCGGCAATGACAGGGAGCGTGCGCTGTTGCTCGCCCGCGCGGGTGACTAG
- a CDS encoding YciI family protein → MRFMMLMIPGGYAEAAPDVMPDAKAVEGMMKYNEELKKAGVLLALDGLHPPSSGARVSYKGGKPAVTDGPFAEVKEVLGGYWVIDVRSREEAIEWARRCPAGENDVIEVRRVFEISEFPEDVQKVAESFGELNG, encoded by the coding sequence ATGCGGTTCATGATGCTGATGATCCCCGGCGGCTACGCGGAGGCGGCGCCCGATGTCATGCCCGATGCCAAGGCGGTGGAAGGGATGATGAAATACAATGAGGAGCTGAAGAAGGCCGGCGTGCTGCTGGCGCTCGACGGGCTGCATCCGCCGTCATCGGGCGCGCGGGTCAGCTACAAGGGCGGCAAGCCTGCCGTCACCGACGGGCCGTTCGCCGAGGTCAAGGAAGTGCTGGGCGGCTATTGGGTGATCGACGTGCGCTCGCGTGAAGAGGCCATCGAATGGGCCCGCCGCTGCCCCGCCGGGGAGAATGACGTGATCGAGGTTCGCCGCGTCTTCGAGATCAGCGAGTTCCCCGAGGACGTCCAGAAGGTGGCGGAAAGCTTTGGCGAGCTGAACGGTTGA
- a CDS encoding DMT family transporter gives MIPVLVCAFGIFLLSGMDAAMKVLVIAVGVYNTVLWRSMLATVVAGAGWLAGPRSLPSPSVLRLHALRAAVVGIVLLSFFWGLARLPLAEAIGLSFVAPLFALLLATLLLGEKIQRQAIWASLAGMAGVVVIIAGQFGHATYARDALLGTVAVLASTVFYAYNLILARQQAQVAKPIEIMLFQNLCLAIMLCLAAPWLAVALPGNLWLPLAGVTALSLTGQFLMSWAYARAEAQYLIPTEYSAFIWAIVLGWFFFEEAVTWTTLAGAGLIVASCLIAARSNPRLAEPIEAAV, from the coding sequence ATGATCCCGGTGCTCGTCTGCGCGTTCGGCATCTTCCTGCTGTCTGGCATGGATGCCGCGATGAAGGTGCTGGTCATCGCGGTCGGCGTTTACAACACGGTGCTTTGGCGCAGCATGCTGGCGACCGTCGTTGCGGGCGCAGGCTGGCTGGCGGGGCCGCGCTCGCTTCCGTCGCCTTCCGTGCTGAGGCTGCATGCGCTGCGTGCCGCGGTTGTCGGCATCGTCCTGCTGTCGTTTTTCTGGGGGCTTGCCAGGCTGCCGCTTGCGGAGGCGATTGGGCTTAGTTTCGTCGCGCCGCTTTTCGCTCTCTTGCTGGCGACGCTGTTGCTGGGGGAGAAAATACAGCGGCAGGCGATCTGGGCCTCCCTGGCCGGCATGGCCGGTGTTGTCGTCATCATAGCCGGCCAATTCGGGCATGCGACCTATGCCAGGGATGCCTTGCTTGGCACGGTGGCGGTTCTCGCCTCGACGGTGTTCTATGCCTACAATCTGATCCTGGCGCGGCAACAGGCGCAGGTCGCCAAACCCATCGAGATCATGCTGTTCCAGAACCTTTGTCTGGCGATCATGCTTTGTCTCGCGGCACCTTGGCTCGCCGTTGCCTTGCCTGGCAATCTCTGGCTTCCGCTGGCGGGAGTGACGGCATTGTCGCTCACCGGACAGTTTCTGATGAGCTGGGCCTATGCGCGGGCCGAAGCGCAATATCTGATCCCGACCGAATACTCGGCTTTCATCTGGGCGATCGTGCTTGGGTGGTTTTTCTTCGAGGAGGCGGTGACCTGGACCACGCTGGCGGGAGCCGGCCTCATCGTGGCCAGCTGCCTGATCGCCGCGCGCTCGAACCCCAGACTTGCCGAGCCGATCGAAGCCGCGGTTTGA
- a CDS encoding family 16 glycosylhydrolase, whose product MSFFVNALGVPLPYSGASTHWYSAAGSGPDLYGSSGNDSFYGATGVTMHGGAGDDIYYLYAASNKVAEGAGAGIDTISTWMSYKLPDNVENLVVTNANNYAFGNGLDNIITAQAGHQTLDGGAGNDVLIDGGGGYDTFIVSKGNGSDLIANFAATDTVRLNGYGFTSFDAIHSNMIQAGSNVLLNLGSGEILEFKDTTIDKLQPGQFELPIDKSAMSLSFSDDFNTLNLHNSQGGTWDTNFSWGAPNGSTLSSNNELQWYIDANYAPTSSVHPFSVNNGVLTITAAQAPADIKPLINNYEYTSGILTTHDTFSQTYGYFEMRADLPEHAGAWPAFWLLPEDGSWPPELDVVETIGQAPNSLVMTAHSNETGTHTKVTSTVSVSDPAGFHTYGLLWTPDKLVWTYDGVQVAEAATPSDMNKPMYMLVDLAVGGLAGTPPDHLATPAEMKIDYVRAYTLDSAPANALNIASSSTTSSTGTHSIASSTLHGGSEFGGHA is encoded by the coding sequence ATGAGCTTCTTCGTCAACGCCCTAGGCGTTCCTCTTCCCTACAGCGGCGCTTCCACCCATTGGTACTCGGCGGCAGGGTCCGGGCCGGACTTGTACGGCAGCTCTGGAAACGACTCGTTCTACGGAGCAACCGGCGTCACCATGCACGGCGGCGCAGGCGATGACATCTATTACCTCTATGCGGCGAGCAACAAGGTGGCCGAGGGCGCTGGGGCAGGCATCGATACGATCAGCACATGGATGAGCTACAAGCTCCCCGACAATGTCGAGAACCTCGTCGTCACAAACGCCAACAACTATGCTTTCGGAAACGGGCTGGACAACATCATCACCGCCCAGGCCGGGCACCAGACGCTGGACGGCGGCGCGGGAAACGATGTGCTGATCGACGGCGGCGGCGGTTACGACACTTTCATCGTCTCGAAAGGCAATGGAAGCGATCTGATAGCGAATTTTGCCGCCACGGACACCGTCCGCCTGAATGGCTATGGGTTCACGTCGTTCGACGCCATCCACTCAAACATGATCCAGGCGGGATCGAACGTGCTGTTGAACCTCGGATCCGGAGAGATCCTCGAGTTCAAGGACACGACCATCGACAAGCTGCAGCCCGGCCAGTTCGAATTGCCGATCGACAAGTCCGCAATGAGCCTGTCCTTCAGCGACGATTTCAACACGCTGAATCTTCACAATAGCCAGGGCGGCACGTGGGATACCAACTTCTCGTGGGGAGCGCCGAACGGCAGCACCTTGAGCAGCAACAACGAGCTGCAATGGTATATCGACGCCAATTACGCACCGACGAGTTCGGTCCACCCGTTCAGCGTGAACAACGGCGTGCTCACTATCACCGCAGCCCAGGCGCCGGCGGACATCAAGCCGCTGATCAACAATTATGAATACACCTCAGGCATCCTGACGACCCACGACACCTTCTCGCAAACCTATGGCTATTTCGAAATGCGGGCCGACCTGCCAGAGCACGCCGGCGCCTGGCCGGCCTTCTGGTTGCTCCCGGAAGACGGTTCGTGGCCGCCGGAGCTCGATGTCGTGGAGACGATCGGCCAAGCACCGAACTCGTTGGTCATGACGGCGCACTCGAATGAGACCGGAACGCACACCAAGGTCACGTCGACGGTGAGTGTCTCGGACCCCGCCGGCTTCCACACCTATGGCCTGCTCTGGACGCCGGACAAGCTTGTCTGGACCTATGACGGTGTGCAGGTCGCGGAAGCGGCGACGCCGTCCGACATGAACAAGCCCATGTACATGCTGGTCGATCTCGCGGTCGGCGGCTTGGCCGGCACCCCTCCGGATCATTTGGCCACGCCGGCCGAGATGAAGATCGACTACGTGCGCGCCTATACGCTGGACAGTGCTCCGGCAAATGCCCTGAACATCGCCAGCAGCAGCACTACATCCAGCACGGGCACGCACAGTATCGCCAGCAGCACGCTGCATGGCGGTTCCGAATTCGGGGGCCACGCGTAG